Proteins encoded together in one Oncorhynchus masou masou isolate Uvic2021 chromosome 3, UVic_Omas_1.1, whole genome shotgun sequence window:
- the LOC135510994 gene encoding carbonic anhydrase 4-like has protein sequence MNRLVVIVATLFVPTTYGAAGGLWCYHDPSCDDTTWSTIATEHCNGSRQPGRSPINIVSASAVGDETLTAFIFTKYGDNYTMKNIKNTGKTVKKVELTSGVQVTGGALSEAYDSLQFHLHWGNGTSVPGSEHTVDGTRYPMELHIVNAKSSHNGNTTTAVADSTGLAALGFFIEAMPGNATGSPAAWNTLTSYLANITLKDDIVNITHAISLDELLEGVDRTKYYRYLGSLTTPNCNEAVVWTVFKDPIKVSQDLIDLFSTTLHIDHNSTSALMTNVFRSIQPFNDWVVTTQGRAASGASTMCSSLGLMALAWMLLRF, from the exons ATGAATCGACTTGTGGTTATCGTTGCGACACTCTTTGTCCCCACTACTTACGGTGCTGCAGGCGGTT TGTGGTGTTACCATGATCCTAGTTGTG ATGACACCACCTGGTCCACCATTGCCACTGAACATTGCAATGGATCCCGTCAGCCTGGGAGATCTCCCATCAACATCGTCTCTGCATCAGCAGTGGGCGATGAAACCCTGACTGCCTTCATCTTCACCAAATACGGAGACAATTATACAATGAAGAATATCAAGAACACTGGCAAAACTG TCAAAAAAGTGGAACTGACAAGTGGTGTTCAGGTTACAGGTGGGGCCCTGTCTGAGGCCTATGACAGCCTGCAGTTTCACCTCCACTGGGGGAATGGTACCTCAGTACCTGGGTCAGAGCACACAGTGGATGGAACCCGCTACCCCATGGAG TTGCACATAGTAAATGCCAAGTCTTCGCACAACGGTAACACGACCACGGCCGTTGCAGACAGCACAGGACTCGCTGCTCTTGGCTTCTTCATAGAG GCCATGCCGGGTAATGCAACTGGTTCACCAGCAGCCTGGAATACTCTGACATCCTACTTGGCCAACATCACActaaaag ATGATATTGTAAACATTACTCATGCTATTTCATTGGATGAGCTCCTGGAAGGGGTGGACCGTACCAAATACTACCGTTACCTTGGCTCCCTGACCACTCCAAATTGCAATGAGGCTGTGGTTTGGACCGTGTTCAAGGACCCTATCAAAGTCAGCCAGGATTTG ATTGATCTCTTCAGTACAACATTGCACATTGACCACAACTCCACCTCTGCCTTGATGACCAACGTCTTCAGGAGCATCCAGCCGTTCAATGACTGGGTGGTGACGACCCAGGGCCGCGCAGCTTCGGGAGCCTCCACAATGTGCTCCTCTCTGGGCCTCATGGCCCTGGCCTGGATGCTTCTGAGGTTTTAG